One segment of bacterium DNA contains the following:
- the rplW gene encoding 50S ribosomal protein L23, with amino-acid sequence MDDFLAHRIVLEPILTEKSYYLRKEGKYIFRVNPLANKIEIKNAIEKAFNVKVSDVNTMINKGKKRTRGRIIGKKPDTKKAIVTLVKGQSIGIFEGV; translated from the coding sequence ATGGATGATTTTTTAGCTCATAGAATTGTTTTAGAGCCAATATTAACGGAGAAATCATATTATCTTCGTAAAGAGGGCAAGTATATTTTTCGCGTTAATCCATTAGCTAATAAGATTGAGATAAAGAATGCAATAGAGAAGGCATTCAATGTGAAGGTCTCTGATGTAAATACAATGATAAATAAGGGAAAGAAAAGAACAAGGGGAAGAATTATAGGCAAAAAGCCTGATACAAAAAAGGCAATTGTAACCCTTGTTAAAGGACAATCTATTGGAATATTTGAAGGGGTATGA
- a CDS encoding DHH family phosphoesterase, whose protein sequence is MDVITTHTNADFDAIASIVAAGKIYPSAKKVLSGSVEGVVKGFLFQNPQDILRSRQIRLNDIKRLILVDTREKKRIGKFSQIKNIPIYIYDHHPNQPDDISGDRVIVKEYGATITILLEYLKKKKIKITKEEASLFCLGIYEDTGSLTFPTTKKEDISSVLWLLDKGADLSLVSSYLNIGPNRDEIILLSKLITSTRVYKINNIDIAFSFVKIDKYIGDLAILAHRMMDIGGFSSLFLLVKKEGHIHIIARSRIKDVDVGAILSDFGGGGHPEAGSTTIKALPILKLKKMLVSRIKRNKRNLLFLMEAKTPLLLKDFIDEASKLADEMRVFCYIVGGFVRDLIMGRASKSLDILIVGDGILFAKNLSERLSLNCIFHHRFKTAQILKNGIKIDIATSRSEVYRHPGALPLVKEASLKKDLRRRDFTMNTLAIFLNNRGKGNLVDVYGGCDDIRNKRIKILHKKSFIDDPTRILRAVRFESRLGFKMDKETEREAFNAIKEGYLLHISKPRIRNELWLILSDERPQKAFLRLSKLGALSYIHQGLNINKNGFLRASESLLQASILEDEIDIAFLHLLVLVDSLTSKDAERFLFRLRFSSRVRKDVLRIKEDKEIVSFLRKKNLKNSTIYERLNKMPIEGLVFIMSKTRSIIVKKRIFLFLTVLRKISPHLTGDYLKKRGIKPGPIYKKILKELFYLKLDGKIKTKEDEVKFLSTIKS, encoded by the coding sequence GTGGATGTTATCACTACCCATACAAATGCAGATTTTGATGCTATTGCTTCTATTGTTGCCGCAGGTAAGATTTATCCATCTGCAAAAAAGGTTTTATCGGGTTCTGTAGAGGGTGTTGTAAAAGGGTTTCTTTTTCAAAATCCCCAAGATATTTTAAGGTCAAGGCAGATAAGGTTAAATGATATAAAAAGGCTTATCCTTGTTGATACAAGAGAAAAAAAAAGAATTGGAAAATTTTCACAAATTAAAAATATCCCAATTTATATCTATGACCATCACCCAAATCAACCAGATGATATATCAGGGGATAGGGTAATAGTAAAAGAATATGGTGCAACAATTACCATACTTTTAGAATATTTAAAGAAAAAGAAGATAAAAATAACAAAGGAGGAGGCATCTTTATTTTGCCTTGGGATATATGAAGATACAGGCTCTTTAACATTTCCAACAACAAAAAAAGAGGATATATCTTCTGTTTTATGGCTTCTTGATAAGGGTGCAGACCTTTCTCTTGTTTCATCATATTTAAATATAGGCCCAAATAGAGATGAAATTATCCTTCTTTCAAAGCTAATTACATCCACAAGGGTTTATAAGATAAACAATATTGACATTGCATTTTCCTTTGTAAAAATAGATAAATATATTGGCGATTTAGCTATTCTTGCCCACAGGATGATGGATATAGGCGGATTTTCTTCTCTTTTTCTCCTTGTTAAGAAAGAAGGTCATATTCACATCATTGCAAGGTCAAGAATAAAGGATGTGGATGTCGGTGCTATTCTTTCTGATTTTGGTGGAGGCGGTCATCCTGAGGCGGGTTCAACAACCATAAAAGCCCTGCCTATTTTAAAACTAAAAAAGATGCTTGTCTCAAGGATAAAGAGAAACAAAAGGAACCTTTTATTTTTAATGGAGGCAAAAACCCCTTTATTACTTAAAGATTTTATAGATGAGGCATCTAAATTGGCAGACGAAATGAGGGTTTTCTGCTATATTGTTGGTGGGTTTGTAAGGGATTTAATTATGGGAAGAGCTTCAAAAAGCCTTGATATTTTAATTGTGGGCGATGGAATATTATTTGCAAAAAATTTAAGCGAAAGGCTATCCCTTAATTGTATTTTTCACCACAGGTTCAAAACAGCCCAAATTTTAAAAAACGGAATAAAGATAGACATTGCCACATCTCGCTCTGAGGTCTATAGGCATCCTGGGGCCCTTCCTCTTGTGAAGGAGGCATCTTTAAAGAAAGATTTAAGGCGCCGGGATTTTACAATGAATACATTAGCAATTTTTTTAAATAACAGGGGAAAAGGAAACCTTGTAGATGTTTATGGAGGGTGTGATGATATTAGGAATAAGAGAATAAAAATCCTCCACAAAAAAAGCTTTATTGATGATCCAACGAGGATATTAAGGGCTGTAAGGTTTGAATCAAGACTAGGTTTTAAAATGGATAAAGAAACAGAGAGAGAGGCGTTTAATGCTATAAAGGAGGGCTATCTATTACATATAAGCAAACCCAGAATAAGAAATGAGCTTTGGCTTATTTTGTCTGACGAAAGACCTCAAAAGGCTTTTTTGCGTCTTTCTAAATTAGGCGCTTTAAGCTATATTCATCAAGGCTTAAATATAAATAAAAATGGATTTTTAAGAGCTAGCGAATCCTTGCTTCAGGCATCCATACTTGAGGATGAAATAGATATAGCCTTTCTTCATCTCCTTGTTCTTGTAGATAGCCTTACTAGCAAAGATGCAGAAAGATTTCTTTTTAGATTAAGGTTTTCTTCTAGGGTGCGAAAGGATGTTTTAAGGATAAAGGAGGACAAGGAGATTGTTTCGTTCTTAAGGAAGAAAAATCTTAAAAACAGCACAATTTATGAGAGGTTAAATAAGATGCCAATAGAGGGTTTGGTCTTTATAATGTCAAAGACAAGGAGTATCATTGTAAAGAAAAGGATATTCTTGTTCTTGACTGTGCTTAGAAAAATCTCGCCCCATCTTACAGGAGATTACCTAAAAAAGAGGGGAATTAAGCCTGGCCCTATATATAAAAAGATATTAAAGGAACTCTTTTATCTTAAGTTGGATGGGAAGATAAAGACAAAGGAGGATGAGGTAAAATTTCTGTCAACAATAAAATCTTGA
- a CDS encoding type II secretion system protein, whose protein sequence is MKKGFTLVELLIAIVIIGVLLGIVIPKITETIDRSRETSTLGNLGNLKTAIATYFGHNEEWPRGDIAGHSDGDLDPPGRLDGNDFVAALVPDYIDKIPPCMLRRGIANNHSTMTYTNEIYPPEYLEDHRNITNDGGWWYHVGSHTLRINSLERDTVGVFYSDYE, encoded by the coding sequence ATGAAGAAAGGTTTTACTTTAGTTGAGCTTTTAATTGCCATTGTAATTATTGGAGTTCTTCTTGGAATAGTTATTCCAAAGATTACAGAGACAATTGATAGGTCAAGGGAGACATCAACGCTGGGAAATCTTGGAAATCTGAAAACAGCAATTGCTACATATTTTGGACACAATGAAGAATGGCCAAGGGGGGATATAGCAGGACATAGTGATGGAGATCTTGATCCTCCTGGTCGGCTAGATGGAAATGATTTTGTAGCAGCCCTTGTTCCTGACTATATAGATAAAATCCCTCCTTGCATGTTAAGAAGGGGTATTGCCAATAACCATTCTACAATGACTTATACAAACGAGATATATCCACCAGAATATCTTGAAGACCATAGAAACATTACCAATGACGGTGGATGGTGGTATCATGTTGGAAGCCATACATTAAGAATAAATTCTTTAGAGAGGGATACAGTTGGTGTATTTTATTCCGACTATGAATGA
- the dnaA gene encoding chromosomal replication initiator protein DnaA — MERGFWEEALNILKKDIPEEKFELWLKPIKPIAIIDNKFKIGIPNKYFKDQLEGCYKDALEKTLSGLINNPISLDYVVDKSIKDTFIKKIDNIKSKLTPVFPITLNPKYTFKSFVIGENNRFAHAASWAVAEKPGHAYNPLFIYGGVGLGKTHLMQAIGSHIFSKNSQLKIIYVSTEQFTNEFVDSIQFNQPLKFKEKYRNINVLLIDDIQFLQGKEQTQDEFFHTFNTLYESGRQMVLTSDRPPKDIPTIEERLKSRFESGLMTDIQPPNLETRIAILKKIMENENIKIEDDVLHFIASKIKTNIRELEGVMIRVIARSILEEKKITPEIIEGILKDMVSKKDDLSISISTIQKKIAKYFNIKIEDIKAKNRSLSNILPRHIAMYLCKKLTNFSLPEIGREFGGKDHTTVLYACNKIEKRLQYDKDLKITIDNLSTGISE, encoded by the coding sequence ATGGAAAGAGGGTTTTGGGAAGAGGCACTAAACATCCTTAAAAAGGATATTCCAGAGGAGAAATTTGAGCTTTGGCTTAAACCAATAAAACCCATTGCGATAATTGACAATAAATTTAAAATTGGAATTCCTAATAAATATTTTAAGGATCAGCTTGAGGGGTGTTATAAAGATGCTTTGGAAAAAACCCTCTCTGGCCTTATAAACAACCCTATCTCTCTTGATTATGTTGTTGATAAATCTATCAAGGATACATTTATTAAAAAAATAGATAATATAAAAAGCAAGCTTACGCCTGTGTTTCCTATAACCCTAAATCCAAAATATACATTTAAATCCTTTGTTATTGGAGAAAATAATAGATTTGCACATGCAGCATCCTGGGCTGTTGCTGAAAAACCAGGACATGCCTATAATCCTTTGTTTATCTATGGTGGTGTTGGTTTAGGAAAAACCCATCTTATGCAGGCAATTGGAAGCCATATATTTTCAAAAAATTCTCAATTAAAAATAATATATGTATCAACAGAGCAATTTACAAATGAGTTTGTTGACTCTATACAATTTAATCAACCCTTAAAATTTAAAGAAAAATATAGAAATATAAATGTCCTTCTTATTGATGATATTCAATTTTTACAAGGAAAAGAGCAAACGCAGGATGAATTTTTTCACACATTTAACACCCTTTATGAATCTGGAAGGCAGATGGTTTTAACCTCTGATAGACCACCAAAGGATATTCCAACTATTGAAGAAAGGTTAAAGTCAAGGTTTGAAAGTGGTTTGATGACAGACATTCAGCCACCAAACCTAGAGACAAGAATAGCAATTTTAAAAAAGATAATGGAGAATGAAAATATAAAAATAGAGGATGATGTCCTTCATTTTATAGCAAGTAAGATAAAAACAAATATTAGGGAATTAGAGGGTGTAATGATTAGGGTAATTGCCCGCTCTATATTAGAAGAAAAAAAAATTACCCCTGAAATTATTGAGGGAATATTAAAAGATATGGTTTCTAAAAAGGATGATTTAAGTATCTCTATATCAACAATACAGAAAAAAATAGCAAAATATTTTAATATAAAAATTGAAGATATAAAAGCAAAAAATAGAAGCTTATCAAATATCCTTCCAAGGCATATAGCTATGTATCTTTGTAAAAAATTAACAAATTTCTCCCTTCCTGAAATTGGAAGGGAATTTGGAGGAAAAGACCATACAACCGTCCTTTATGCTTGTAATAAAATAGAAAAAAGGCTTCAATACGATAAAGACCTAAAAATAACAATAGATAATTTATCAACAGGTATATCTGAATAA
- the dnaN gene encoding DNA polymerase III subunit beta, translating to MKIISKKELLLDQFQKTLVSNIKSPIPILNNIFFEAKNGYLTTISTDLNISIRYKQKIDIEKEGLILLPGKKLTEIINNLEDDIIIEIDNLKTKISSKNSIFHLMGISPEEFPIFPEIKWDIEFKISSNILLEMIRMVIFSASQDETLIPFCGIYLELEDNKIKMVTSDKFRLSVVVDNLETKNNINLIIPIKSVYEIIKVLRGIEKDIKVYISEKEIGVETENILFISRQLEGKFPDYNKIIPKEPLREIELDRDIFNSVLKRVSLITQEGDNSSRFIVEKNKLSITAESSLGDVVEEIEIDYKGDEFNILFNPKYILDILRNISSNKIIFAISNNIDKGIIKIKDNPNIIYIIMPVRE from the coding sequence ATGAAAATAATTTCTAAAAAAGAATTATTATTAGATCAATTTCAAAAAACTTTAGTTTCTAATATTAAATCTCCTATACCTATATTAAATAATATCTTCTTTGAAGCAAAAAATGGATATTTAACAACAATTTCAACTGATTTAAATATATCTATAAGATATAAACAAAAAATAGATATAGAAAAGGAGGGTTTAATTCTCTTACCAGGAAAAAAACTTACAGAAATTATAAATAATTTAGAGGATGATATAATAATAGAGATAGATAATTTAAAGACAAAAATAAGCTCTAAAAACTCTATATTTCATCTTATGGGAATATCACCTGAAGAATTTCCAATCTTTCCAGAAATTAAATGGGATATAGAATTTAAAATTTCTTCAAATATTTTATTAGAAATGATAAGAATGGTTATATTTTCAGCCTCACAAGATGAAACACTTATCCCTTTTTGTGGAATATATTTAGAATTAGAGGATAATAAAATAAAAATGGTAACAAGTGATAAATTTAGGTTAAGTGTTGTAGTAGATAATTTAGAAACAAAAAATAATATAAATCTTATAATTCCTATAAAAAGCGTTTATGAGATAATAAAGGTATTAAGGGGTATTGAGAAAGATATAAAGGTTTATATATCTGAAAAGGAAATAGGGGTAGAAACAGAAAATATATTATTTATATCAAGGCAATTAGAGGGAAAATTTCCAGATTATAATAAAATTATTCCTAAAGAGCCATTAAGGGAAATTGAATTAGATAGGGATATATTTAATTCTGTTTTAAAAAGGGTTTCTCTTATAACACAAGAGGGAGATAATTCTTCAAGATTTATTGTAGAAAAAAATAAACTTTCTATTACAGCAGAGAGTAGTTTAGGTGATGTAGTTGAGGAGATAGAGATAGATTATAAAGGTGATGAATTTAATATTTTATTTAATCCAAAATATATCCTTGATATATTAAGAAATATTTCTAGTAATAAAATTATATTTGCTATTTCTAATAATATAGATAAAGGAATTATTAAAATAAAAGATAACCCTAATATTATTTATATTATTATGCCGGTGAGGGAGTAA
- the tsaB gene encoding tRNA (adenosine(37)-N6)-threonylcarbamoyltransferase complex dimerization subunit type 1 TsaB → MKALGIETSTSTGSLAIVNEKNIIASSIFSSNVLKYGEWLGLETKHLLSSSNTPISEIGLIAVSSGPGSFTGLRTGMAFGYGMAKGLNIPIVSVATLDGLSFHFVEDERQICPVIDARRKRVYIALYKKKRRISDYITCNIDDLFPLIKEETVFLGNGSLLYKELIRENLGSFAQFGLFFKNIPFSANIAFLGIEYFKKGETSDSCIYP, encoded by the coding sequence ATGAAGGCATTAGGGATAGAGACATCAACCTCAACAGGAAGCCTTGCCATTGTGAATGAAAAAAATATTATTGCATCCTCTATATTTTCTTCAAATGTTTTAAAATATGGAGAATGGCTTGGTTTAGAGACAAAACACCTTCTTTCTTCTTCAAATACACCCATTTCTGAAATAGGGCTTATTGCTGTTTCATCCGGACCAGGCTCATTTACAGGCTTAAGGACAGGAATGGCATTTGGATATGGGATGGCAAAGGGTCTTAATATTCCCATTGTCTCTGTTGCTACCCTTGATGGCTTATCCTTTCATTTCGTTGAGGATGAAAGGCAAATTTGTCCTGTAATAGATGCAAGGAGAAAAAGGGTTTATATAGCCCTATATAAGAAAAAGAGAAGAATTTCCGATTACATAACCTGCAATATAGATGACCTCTTTCCTTTAATAAAAGAGGAGACAGTTTTTTTGGGTAATGGCTCTTTGCTTTATAAAGAGCTAATAAGGGAGAACCTTGGGAGCTTTGCCCAATTTGGCCTTTTTTTTAAAAATATACCCTTCTCGGCAAACATTGCATTTCTTGGGATTGAATACTTTAAAAAGGGGGAAACAAGTGATAGCTGTATCTATCCATAA